The genome window CGGAGATCGAGCTGACGGACGGGACGCGCGTCAGGGCCGGGGCGGCCATCCTCGCGGTCCCGCCGGCCGAGGCGGTCGGCCTGCTTGACCTCGATGAAGACCATCCGCTCCACGGGTTCAATCGCACGCGGCGGGTGGGCCGGTGCGCGTGTCTCGATATCGCCCTGAAGCGTCTCCCCCGGCCGGACGAGCGGTTTACGCTGGGGCTCGATTCCCCTCTGTATTTCTCCGTCCACTCGTCGGCCGCGAAGCTCGGTCCCGACGGCGTGGCGGTCGCTCACGTCATGAAGTATCTCCCGGCCGACGAGCCGGTTCAGCATGAGGAGACGCGGAACGAGCTCGAAACCATGCTCGATCGCATCCAGCCCGGCTGGCGAGCGGAGGTCGTCACGTCACGGTACCTCCCGAACATGACGGCCGTCCCCGCGATTCCGACGATCGACACCCGTGGGACGCAGGACCGCCCGGACACGGCCGTCGTCGGCCGGCCGGGGATCTTCCTGGCGGGGGACTGGGTCGGTCGGCAGGGACAGCTCGTCGACGCCTCGGCGGCGAGCGGTCGGACGGCCGCCGCGGCCGCGATCGGGTCGCTGTCCGGCAGCACGGCGCCCGCGACCCGTCGTCACGGTCCCGTGCTGCTCGACGTTTGACTTATCATCCCGGAACTTGCGGTCCCGGCCCCGCCGGATTGACCAAGAAAAGCGTTGCAGGAGAGCGATCGTGGTCAGCGGACCTTCGGACAACCTGGCGGAGTATCAGGCGCTCCGCGACGAGCTCGGACGGATCGCGTACCGGATGCTCGGCTCGCTGGCGGATGTCGACGACGTCCTCCAGGAGGCGTACCTGCGGTGGTCGCGAGTCGACCTGAAGGAGGTCGAATCTCCGCGGGCCTTTCTGATCTCGATCGTGACGCGGCTCTGCATTGACCGACGGCGGGAGATCGACATTCGCAAGGAACATTACCCGGGGCCCTGGCTCCCCGAACCGATCGTGACGTCATCCCAGGGGGCAGGCGTGCCTGTAGAGCGGGACGAGTCGGTCTCGCTGGCGTTCCTGTACGTCCTCGAGCGGCTGACGCCGGTGGAGCGGGCGGCGTATCTGCTTCGGAAGGTGTTCGACTTTGAATACGCGGAGCTGAGCAGCATCCTCGACAAGTCGGTCGACAACTGCCGGCAGATCGTCTCGCGGGCCGAGACGCGGGTCATGGAAGGCCGTCCGCGGTTCACTCCTTCTTCGCAGGACGTTTCCGACCTGAGCGAGCGGTTCCTGGCGGCGTGCGCCTCGGGGGATCTGCAGGGGCTGCTGTCGATCCTCCGCAGCGATGCCGAGCTGATCTCGGACGGTGGAGGAAAGGCGACGGCGGCGCGGCGGCCGATTCTGGGCGCGGACGCGATTGCCCGGTTCTTCCTGGGGATCTTCCGCAAGGCGCCGCCGGGAGGTCGGGCGGAGCGGATCGAGGTCAACGGGCAGCCGGGGTTGGCGTTGCTGGTCGGGACCGCGATGGTGGGGATTTATGCCTTCGATGTGGAGGAGGGGCAGATTCGCGGGATTTATGTGATCCGGAATCCGGACAAGCTGGTGCGGGCTTCGATTGGCGGGCCGACGGGAGAGAGTGGTGCCTAGCATCGGGGTCCAGGGGGTACCCCTGGTGGGAGTGCAGAGGGGCAACGCTCCTTTGCCCGCCGGAGGCCTGGCCGTCGAGAGATGTCTGAAGGAGTGAGTGTCCAAACACGGACACCGTGCCGTGTGCCCCCTCACCAACCCGCTACGAGTGCGGAGCGAGCGGAGAGTTCTCAACGCAGGTACCACAAAGGGGACATCCGTTGTGTACCACGGTTCCTCACAGGAAGTGCCTCCGGCGGCAAGGGGGCGTGGCCCCCTTGACCCCAGGCTGCCGTCGCAAGTTGGGCTTGAGCTATCAGAGTCGTGCCGGCATGAACGCTATTGAGCAAGCGAGACTCAGTCGTAGAGCCCGTACCGAACGATGCACCACAGCGCCTGAAAGCCATCCTTCAGACCGATCTTCTTCCCCTCTTCGTACGTTCGGCCGTGGTAGCTGATCGACATCTCGAAGACACGGTAGCGGCGACGAGCAACACGGGCCGTCAGCTCCGGCTCGATCCCGAACCGGTCCTGCCGCAACTTCGGGCCGATGTCGTCCAGAACGCTCTTCTTGAACAGCTTGTAGCACGTCTCCATGTCGGTCAGGTTGAGATTCGTGAAGCAGTTCGAAAGCGTCGTCAGAACCTTATTCGCAAGGTAGTGCCAGAAGTAAAGCACGCGGTGCGGCTGATCCCCCAGGAACCGGCTCCCGAAGACCGCGTCCGCCTCCCCTTCGACGATCGGCTGCAGCAGCCGCGGAATTTCCTCCGGGTCATACTCCAGGTCCGCATCCTGGATGATGACCGCGTCGCCGGTCGCCTTCGCAAACCCGGTCCGGACCGCCGCCCCCTTGCCCCGGTTCCGCGGGTGGTAATGAACCGCCAGCCGGTTCAGCGGATCGTTCCACGCCGCCGCCTCGGTCTCGATCTCCTTCAGGATCTCGATCGTCCCGTCGCGGCTGCAGTCCTCGACGATCACGATCTCCTTCCGGACCGGAACGGCACGGACACGGGCCAGGATGTCGCGGATCGTCCGCTTCTCGTTGTAGACCGGGATCACGACCGAGAGAACGAAGTCTTCCGGAATCGCGTAGAACCCCAGCTGACGACAGGCTCCTTCGCCCAGCATCCCACGCAGCGACAGGTACCAGTCACGGGTGTAGGGGGTGCCGTGCAGGTCGGGCCCCGAGCCGTTCCCCAGCAGCATCGTGACGTTGCCCGCCCCATCGATCGACGGAGACGACGGCGTGGAGACCGGCGGAACGGGGGCGGACGAGGGAACGTCTTGAGACATCGCGCACTGGCACGGAAGTCAGGGGAACGGAGACACCCCTGACACATGAGCCACGGGCGACAGGCTAAGCTTACTGCGAAACCGGCGTGGCTGTCGCGTGTTCTTCCAGCTCCGGGAATCCCCGCGAAACGACCCGCCGCGGCATTCCGTCAACCACGACGACGAAGCTGCACTCAAAGCCCGGCATCGACTCGACGAACTTCAGCCCGCGCTCCACGCCGAGGACGCTGACTCCCTTCGAAAAGGCATCCGCATCGACCGCTTTCGATGCGACAAGGGTCACGCTGGCGCGGCCCGTCAGCCCCATGCCGGTCTCGGGATCGACGATGTGCGAGTACCGCTTTCCATCGATCTCGACGAAGCGGTAGGCGTCCCCGGAGGTGGTCACGGACCGGTTCCGCAGACTGAGCAGGACCGGCTGGGACCCGTCTTCGAGAAGCGGCTGCACGGCGACGCGCCACCCGGACCGGCCGGGGGGAGGATCGCCGCAGAGGATGTCTCCGCTGGCGTCGATGAGGAATTGATGAATTCCGCGATCCTTCAGGCGTCGGCCCACATCGTCCAGCGTCCAGCCGACGCCGATCCCCCCCAGGTCGAGCTGCATCCCCGGCTCGGAGAACGTGACGGTCGAGTTCCGCTCGTCGAGCCGCATCTTCTCAGAGCCGACACGAGCCAGCGCCTGCCGCAGGATCTCGGCGTCCGGGAGCTTGCGGGTGCGGCGGGCCTGCCGCCAGAGCCGGATGACCGGTGCGAGCGTGACGTCGAACAGTCCGTCGGTCGCTTCGGAGACCCGCTGGGACTCCTTGAGCACCTGAAAGAGATCGGAGCTGATCGATACGGGCTCCCCGACACGGTAATCGCGGCAGAGCCGGCTCAGCTCGCTCTCTTCCTTGTAGTCGCTGAAGGTCCGGTCCAGTTCGGCGAACCGGTCGAACACGACCCGCGAAGCGGCCTGGGCCGCTTCGTCGTCCGCGGCGTACAGAACGAGGATGATCGGCTGCCCCATGTGGAACTCGCGGGCTTCATACCGCGAGAGTTCCGGAGCGGGCTTCGCCGTTTCGGCGGGGGCTGTCGGCTTCTGAGGGCCGTGAGGTTCGGCCCCCGAGACCGCCCCAAGGAATCCAACGACCGCGCCGAGAAGTCCCGCCGCCACCCACTGACACCTCTTGACGTCCAGCAGTCGGCGCGGCGCGGGAACGGTCGTCACGGCGACTCTCCGAGACTGGTGAGGAGCTGATCGAGAACGGCGGAAGGGACGGGCTTGACGAAATGATCGTCGAATCCGGCCTCCCGCGATTTGCGGCGATCCTCCGCCTGCCCCCATCCGGTGAGGGCGACGATCTGCATCCCCTGCCCCCAGGGTTCGGTGCGGATCTGCCGGACGACATCGTATCCGTTCCAGCCCGGGAGACCGATATCCATGAAGATCAGGTCGGGACGGAACTCGCGGGCCGTCTCCACCGCCGCGACGCCGTCGTGCGCCACCCGGACATCCTGCTCCTTGAGCGCGAGAAGCCTCGAAAGGGTGGTCGCGGAATCGACGTTGTCGTCGACGATTAACACCCGCCGTCGCGGCGTTCGTCCGAGAGTCTGCGTGGCGGAATCCGGAGCGACGGCTCCAACAGTCGCCGCTCGCGTCCCTTTCGCCGCCGCCGCCGGAGTCCGAGGCAGACGGATCGTAAACCGGCTTCCCTGTCCGGGACCGTCACTCGCCGCCGTCAGGGTGCCGCCGTGCATCTCGACCAGCGTCCGGGCCAGCGTCAGTCCGATCCCCAGCCCTCCCTGCGACCGCTCCAGGGTCGATTCCACCTGAGCGAACAGCTCGAAGATCCGCGACAGCGCGTCGGCCGACATCCCGATGCCGTTGTCGGCCACGTGGATGATGACGGCGTCCGGATCGGCCGCCAGGGAGACCGTCACCGTTCCCCCCTCGTCCGTAAACTTGGAGGCGTTGTTGAGGAGGTTGCAGATGACCTGCGTCATCCGCGTCGCGTCGGCGAACAGCGGAACGACGTCGTCGGCCACTTCGACCTCCAGACGCTGCCCCTTCTTCTCAATCAGCGGGCGGGCCGACTCGATCGCGTCGCGCGTGATGGCGCGGGCATCGCAGGTGCCGAGCCGGAGTTCGATCTTCCCCTGGCTGATGCGGCTCACCTCCAGGAGGTCGTCCACCAGCCGGGTCAGGATTCCGACCTGCCGCCGCATCGTGTCATGAATCTCGGCCCGGATCCCGGCATCGTCCGCCACATACGGGATCAGGCCGACGACGTTGGCGATCGGCGCCAGCGGGTTGCGGAGCTCGTGGGCCAGGATCGCCAGGAACTCGTCCTTCCGCTGGTCCGCCAGCCTCAAGGCGGCATTCGCCCGTTCCAAGTCCCGGGTCCGTTCCGCGACGCGCGTCTCCAGCACTTCGTTGAGACGTTTCAGCTCGGCTCGGTCACGGTGCCGCTCCAGCGAGTGCCGCAGCGTCCGCTCCAGCGTGGCGGCGGTCAGCCCGTCCTTGGTGAGGAAGTCCGCCGCACCGAGGCGCATCGCCTCGAGGTCGACCTCCCGCTCCCCCTGGCCGGTCAGGAAGATGATCGGCGCGTTGCAGTTCCGGAGGTCCGGTTCCCGCAGCAGGTCGAGGCCGGTCCGCGCACCGAGCCGGTAGTCCAGCAGGTACGCGTCATGCTGACACTCGCGGACCGCGGTGAGAGCCGCCTCGTAGGTCGAGACCCAGTCCAGATGAACGCGGTCCCCCATGGACTCGGCAAGCAGATCCCGCGTGAGGATCTGGTCCTCCTGATCGTCGTCGATGAGGAGGATCCGCAGCAGGTTCGCGGTGCTGGGGGGGCGGGGGCCGGAGCCTTCCATCCGTCAGTTTCCCGATCGGCCTTCGTCGAGTTCGACGATCTCCAGCCAGTACTTCCCCAGCGTCTTGACGACATCGACCAGGGACTCGAAGGTCACCGGCTTCGTAATGTACGAAGCCGCCCCCAGATTGTAAGTCCGGTAGATGTCTTCTTCCGCCTTGGAGGTGGTCAGGACGATGATCCGGATGTTGCGGAGGTCCGGATCGCTCTTGATCTCCTCCAGGACTTCCCGCCCGTCCTTCTTCGGCATGTTCAGGTCGAGCAGGATGATGCTCGGCCGGGGGGACGAGGCGGGATCGGAGTACGGGCCGCGCCGGTAGAGGTAGTCCAGCAGCTCGACGCCGTTCTCGACGAACCGCAGCTCGTTTTTGAGGTGGCTGGCTTCGAACGCCTCCCGGGTCATCAGGCGGTCGTCCGCGTCGTCGTCCGCCATCAGAATGGTGATCGCGCGTTTATCAGGCATGGTTCGTTTCCTCCGTATTCTGCTGGACGGGAAGCGTCACGATGAATTCGGCTCCCTGTTCAGGACGGCTGCGGGCGGTAATGGTCCCTCCGTGACGTTCGGCGATCTTCCGGCAGATCGCGAGACCGATCCCGGTCCCTTCGTACTCGTTTCGGCCGTGCAGCCGCTGGAACACCTCGAAGATCCGGTCGAGGTAGACTTCTTCGAACCCGATGCCGTTGTCCTTGACGGTCAGCTCCACCTGGGCCCCTTTGCGGGATGGGGAGAGCATCTGCCCGGCGACCTGGACCACCGGCGGGACATCAGGTTTATGGAATTTGAGGGCGTTTCCGATCAGGTTCTGGAACAACTGGCGGATCTGTGTCGGATCCGCCTCGATCTCCGGCAGGGGGCCGATTTCAACGCGCCCCGAGACCTGCTGCAAGCGCCCCTCCAGGTCGGAGACCACCTCGCGGGCGACTTTGTCGAGGTTGATCCGGGCGAAGGGCTGAGCCCGCGTCGTGACCCGCGAAAAGCTGAGGAGATCGTTGATCAGGGTCCGCATCCGCGACGCCGAAGCGAGGATCCGCTCCAGGTAGTCGCGGCTGGTTTCCTCCAGCGTCGTCGAGCGGGTCTTCAGGCGATCGCCGAAGGCTTCGATCTTCCGGAGCGGCTCCTGCAGGTCATGCGAGGCGACGGAGGCGAACTGTTCCAGTTCGCGGTTGCTGGTCCGCAGGGCCGTGTTCATCTCGTTCAGCTCCTGGGTCCGCTCCTCGACCTTCCCTTCGAGTTCCTCGTTCGCCTTCCGCCGCGTCTCGAGTTCCTGGCGGCTCATCTGGAACGCGACGGCGATCATCCCCAGTCCCAGGAGGGCCGTCGCGACGTTGATCCATGTCGCCGATCGGTGGCTCGTCCGGAGGTCCCGGTCGCGCTCGGCGAGAAGTTTTCGCTCCGCGGCTTCCATTTCCGAGACGGTCTCGCGGATCTGGACCATCTGTGCCCGGCCGATCCCGGCCAGTACGTGCTTCATTCCCGCGGCCTGCCCTTCTTCCTGCGTGACCTTGACCCCTCGCTGGAGAGTCTGCAGCCGGAGGTCGACCTGCTGGCGGAGGCGACCGGTCCGTTCCGCTTGCGGCGGGTTGTCCTCAACGAGGCTGTCGAGGCGATCCAGTTGCTCCGAGACGGTCGGCAGGGCGGTCTTGAACAACGTCAGGTAGGCGTCGTTCTCCGTGATGATCAGGCCCCGCTGCCCGGTCTCGGCGTTGACGATCTGCAGAAGGATTTCGTCGAGGCAGTCGATGACCTCGAAGGTGTGGACGACCTGTTCCTCATTCTGCCGGATCCCGGTCAGGTTGAGGTGCACGACGATCGCCGCCACGACGACGGCGGCCGCGGCGAGAGCGAAGCCGACAGCGGCTCCTTTGCCGATCAACGATTTCATGCGGGGGCGCAGGGGAAGACGAAAACGGAAGACGGAAAGACCGGCAGGTTCTCGCCATCGCAGACCGCTCACTATGGCGAGCGGTTGGCGGAGGTCAAGGACGGGGGCGGTTGCTCCCGTGTCTCGCCAAGGTTGGCCGAACCGCGTCCTTGCCGGCACGGCTCCGTTTGCTCAAACCCAACGTGCCACGGCAGGCTGGGGTCAAGGGGGCAACCCCTTGCCGCCGGAGGCACTTCAGTGAGGAACCGTTGTAAGCAACGGACGACCGCTTTGTGGAAGCGGCGTTGAGGACTTACCGCTCGTTTTGCAATCCTCGCGGGTTGGTAATGGGGGCATACGGCACGTTGTCCGCGCTTGGACACGAGCTCCTTCAGACAACTCTCGACGGCCAGGCCTCCGGCGGGCAAAGGGGCGTTGCCCCTCTGCACTCCCCACCAGGGTGCCCCTGGACCCGGATGGTTGGCGTACGCAGTCCGACGTTGCCGCGTCGCGACTCTTCGACGCCGTCAGCTCGCCGGAGAAATGCGCTGAGCGACTCGCGCCGCCGCCAGCAGCAGAATCTGAGATCCAATCAACAACGCCTGCTCATCAATATCAAACGTCGGAGCATGCAACTGCGGCCACTTCTCCCCACCCGGCCGGGCACACCCCAGCCGCAGCATCGCGCCAGGAGCCTCCGTCAGAAACCCGCCAAAATCCTCCGCCCCAAGACTCGGCCAATCCAGAATTCGGACCCCCGCCTCCCCGACGACGAACTTCGCCGCATCGTGAAGGGACTCGGTCACCGCCCGGTCATTGATCACCGCATCCAGCGGACAGAGGAACTGAAGGTCGATCGTCGCCCCCGTCGCTTGGCTCACTCCCGCCGCAATCTCCCGCATCCGCCGCTGAAGCGTCGCCCGGATCACATGATCGACATTCCGGAGAGTCCCCAGGATCTCCACCCGGTCCGGAATGACATTGCAGAGCGTGCCGCCCGCGATCTTCCCCGCCGTAAAGACCGAAGGGCTCCGGGAATCGACCGCCCGCGGCAGAAGCGTGTAGTAAGCCGAGAGCAACTGGACCGCAGCAGCAACAGGATCGTCCGTGTAATGCGGCCGGGCCGAGTGCCCCCCCCGGCCCGTGATCGTGATCTGGACCTCATCGAGATTGGCGGTCAGCGCCCCATACCGGATGCCCACGGTCCCACACGGCAACTCCGGCTCGACATGAAGTCCGAGGATCGCCGACACCCCCGCCATCGCCCCCTGCCGAACCATCGAGACCGCCCCTTCGCCGGTCTCCTCTGCCGGCTGAAAAATCGCGCGAAGCCGGAAAGGACGCGGCGGAGTCGCCCCCTCGGCCAGAACGCGGACGGTCGACAACAGCCCTTCAAGGACCATCGTCGTGTGGCAGTCGTGCCCGCAAGCGTGGCAGATCCCGTCCCGCGTCGAGCGGTACTCACAGCTCTTCTGGTCCTGGAGCCGCAGGGCGTCGATGTCCGCCCGCAGCGCGATGACCGGGCCGGTTTCGGCGGCATTGCCTACCGCCAGATCGGCGACGACCCCCGTCCCCCCTTCCATCAGCCGGGCCGGAACCGCCGCTGCCGAAAGACGAGCCAGGATGTAGCGGGAGGTCTCGTGCTCAAACCGGCTCGGCTCCGGATTGCGATGGATGTGACGGCGCGTCGCCACATAGTCGTCGAACCGTCCGCGGACACAGGTGGCGACGGACTGGTCGAAAGCGTTCATATCGGAGCTCGTCGCTGCGGACAGTCCCCTCCCGGTGCTTTCCGGGAGAGGCAGGGGCATGAGGACTTCGGTTGCGGTCGGAGCGGAATTCAGCGTTTCATCGCCCACTCGAGCAACTGAGTGAAGAACAGGGCATACAGGCTCCCCACTTCGACTTCGCCTGCTCCGGGAGCCTGGGCCGTGATCCGCGCGTCTCCCCAGTCGACCAGCGGCCCGACCCAGTGGGGGGCGACATCGGTCATCAGGCAGGCGACGCGACCGGAGCCGTGGTGCGAGACCGCCAGGAGCGGCGTGCGGTCCGTCGGGGTCGCTTCGAGACCCGCGGGTGTAAAGCGCGCCCGGACATGGACCCCTTCAAGGAGGACCTCCGCGCCGGGCTTCGGACGGACCTGATTGAATCCACCAATCAGCGGGGGGCGATCTTTCCAGGGGAGGCCGCGGAGGATCGGGTGATCGGAAACCGGCTGCAGGAAGACCGGATGGTCGCAGTTCCGGCGATCGTCGGCTGGAGAGATGTCAACGGGGAGGATCTTCGCGACCGCCGAGCGGTCCCAGTCTCCCCCCAGACCGTGGTACGACTCCCAGCCCCCGAGCATCACGAGGCCGGTGCCGCGGGAGACCGCCTCCACGACCGCCTCCGCGACGCCCGGGCTCATCCTGGCCGACGGATAGTCGCTGAGAATCACGAGCGACCGTCCGTCGACGATCTCCGGAGCGTCGCTGGCAACGTCGCTGGCGACGTAGTCGAAGATCCAACCCGCCTTCGCGAGGAGGCCCCCGAGGTACGCGGCGGCGGTGGTCAGGCTGGTGTCGCCGAAGTAGAGAATGGGGGCCGGCATGGAATGGATCGTGTGCGGAACGGCAGAGTCGCGAGGATGATGCACTGTACAGAGCGGTGTTCGCGTCCGCATGTCTTTCCCCGCTTCACTCTCTTCCTGGCGAAAGCTTGAGGGGCCGCGAGAAAGTGACGGGCGGGGGGACTGTCCGGATCAGTCGGAGCAGAACGGATGAGAACACTCTTCGGGTCGTCGCGGAGGGGGAGCGGAGGGCCAAAGACGGGGGCTCGGCGGGTCGATACCTTTCTGCCCCTTCATGATTGAGGAGGGGGCTGGGCTATCGCGGTCCCCGATTCGGTGGAACGCAGCGATGGCTCTCCGGTTCTCGATAACTCCTGGTCCCTTCAGGAATCGCCATGCTGGAAGAGACGGTCAAACTCGCGAGCCTCGACGAGCTTCGAACGTACATCCATACCCAGCTGTGCGACAAAGAAAATCTTCTCCCTGAGCAGTTCCGTCTGCGGGAGGAGGCCCTGATGATGCGTGGCCGTCAGTGCGGCATGCAGTTCACGGTGAAGGGGCCCCGTAGTATTCGGCTGGGGGCGATCTGGGCGGCGGACCAGATGGTGATCAATTTCTATGACACGCGCGGCGAGCGATATCTGAAGGTTCGCCTGGAAACGCCGATCGAGCTTCCGACGTCAGCGGCGGCGTAAGCAGATCCGGGTCCAGGGGCACCCTGGTGGGGAGTGCAGAGGGGCAACGCCCCTTTGCCCGCCGGAGGCCTGGCCGTCGGGAGATGTCTGAAGGAATGAGTGTCCAAACCCGGACACCGTGCCGTATGCCCCGTCACCAACCCGCGGGGATTGAAAAACGAGTGGTGAGTCCGGAACGCCGGTTCCACAAAGCGGACGTCCGTTACTGACCACGGTTCCTCATGGAAGTGCCTCCGGCGGCAAGGGGGCGAGGCCCCCTTGACCCCAGCGGCCGTCGCACGTTGGGCTTGAGCAATCAACGTCGAGCCGGCAAGGACGCGACCTGGGCCCGTCCTGACATCAGCCGGCACCTACCGGCGATCATTCCCCGTCGGCAGGTCAATCGTCACCGAGACAAGCTGGTTCTTCCGCCGCACCACGACATTCAACCCCGAACCGGGCCGCGCACGGCCAAGCTCCGACTGAAAGGCCCGGATCGACGGAACAACCTCGTTGTTCACAAACACGATCAGGTCGTCCGGCCGAAGATCGACTCGCGAAGCCAGCGACCCCGGAACCACCTGATCAATGTAAGCCGGCGTCCGGTAGACGACGTCCGGCACCAGGATCAGCCCGAGTTCCAGCGACGAAACGGTCGCCGAGGCCGACGGAGGCATGTCGTTCTCAAAGCTCGACCCGCTGAACTTCCCGCTGATGATCTCGCGGATACGCGGAGTAAGCTGGTCCATCGGGACCACGTAATTGAGCCACAGGTTCGTCTCCCGGCTCCGCAGCTCCCGGCCAATGACGCCGAGCAGCTTGCCATCCAGCGTCGCCAGCACTCCGCCGCCGG of Planctomyces sp. SH-PL14 contains these proteins:
- a CDS encoding RNA polymerase sigma-70 factor produces the protein MVSGPSDNLAEYQALRDELGRIAYRMLGSLADVDDVLQEAYLRWSRVDLKEVESPRAFLISIVTRLCIDRRREIDIRKEHYPGPWLPEPIVTSSQGAGVPVERDESVSLAFLYVLERLTPVERAAYLLRKVFDFEYAELSSILDKSVDNCRQIVSRAETRVMEGRPRFTPSSQDVSDLSERFLAACASGDLQGLLSILRSDAELISDGGGKATAARRPILGADAIARFFLGIFRKAPPGGRAERIEVNGQPGLALLVGTAMVGIYAFDVEEGQIRGIYVIRNPDKLVRASIGGPTGESGA
- a CDS encoding glycosyltransferase family 2 protein; this translates as MLLGNGSGPDLHGTPYTRDWYLSLRGMLGEGACRQLGFYAIPEDFVLSVVIPVYNEKRTIRDILARVRAVPVRKEIVIVEDCSRDGTIEILKEIETEAAAWNDPLNRLAVHYHPRNRGKGAAVRTGFAKATGDAVIIQDADLEYDPEEIPRLLQPIVEGEADAVFGSRFLGDQPHRVLYFWHYLANKVLTTLSNCFTNLNLTDMETCYKLFKKSVLDDIGPKLRQDRFGIEPELTARVARRRYRVFEMSISYHGRTYEEGKKIGLKDGFQALWCIVRYGLYD
- a CDS encoding FAD:protein FMN transferase translates to MTTVPAPRRLLDVKRCQWVAAGLLGAVVGFLGAVSGAEPHGPQKPTAPAETAKPAPELSRYEAREFHMGQPIILVLYAADDEAAQAASRVVFDRFAELDRTFSDYKEESELSRLCRDYRVGEPVSISSDLFQVLKESQRVSEATDGLFDVTLAPVIRLWRQARRTRKLPDAEILRQALARVGSEKMRLDERNSTVTFSEPGMQLDLGGIGVGWTLDDVGRRLKDRGIHQFLIDASGDILCGDPPPGRSGWRVAVQPLLEDGSQPVLLSLRNRSVTTSGDAYRFVEIDGKRYSHIVDPETGMGLTGRASVTLVASKAVDADAFSKGVSVLGVERGLKFVESMPGFECSFVVVVDGMPRRVVSRGFPELEEHATATPVSQ
- a CDS encoding response regulator, whose product is MEGSGPRPPSTANLLRILLIDDDQEDQILTRDLLAESMGDRVHLDWVSTYEAALTAVRECQHDAYLLDYRLGARTGLDLLREPDLRNCNAPIIFLTGQGEREVDLEAMRLGAADFLTKDGLTAATLERTLRHSLERHRDRAELKRLNEVLETRVAERTRDLERANAALRLADQRKDEFLAILAHELRNPLAPIANVVGLIPYVADDAGIRAEIHDTMRRQVGILTRLVDDLLEVSRISQGKIELRLGTCDARAITRDAIESARPLIEKKGQRLEVEVADDVVPLFADATRMTQVICNLLNNASKFTDEGGTVTVSLAADPDAVIIHVADNGIGMSADALSRIFELFAQVESTLERSQGGLGIGLTLARTLVEMHGGTLTAASDGPGQGSRFTIRLPRTPAAAAKGTRAATVGAVAPDSATQTLGRTPRRRVLIVDDNVDSATTLSRLLALKEQDVRVAHDGVAAVETAREFRPDLIFMDIGLPGWNGYDVVRQIRTEPWGQGMQIVALTGWGQAEDRRKSREAGFDDHFVKPVPSAVLDQLLTSLGESP
- a CDS encoding response regulator, which codes for MPDKRAITILMADDDADDRLMTREAFEASHLKNELRFVENGVELLDYLYRRGPYSDPASSPRPSIILLDLNMPKKDGREVLEEIKSDPDLRNIRIIVLTTSKAEEDIYRTYNLGAASYITKPVTFESLVDVVKTLGKYWLEIVELDEGRSGN
- a CDS encoding sensor histidine kinase, with the translated sequence MKSLIGKGAAVGFALAAAAVVVAAIVVHLNLTGIRQNEEQVVHTFEVIDCLDEILLQIVNAETGQRGLIITENDAYLTLFKTALPTVSEQLDRLDSLVEDNPPQAERTGRLRQQVDLRLQTLQRGVKVTQEEGQAAGMKHVLAGIGRAQMVQIRETVSEMEAAERKLLAERDRDLRTSHRSATWINVATALLGLGMIAVAFQMSRQELETRRKANEELEGKVEERTQELNEMNTALRTSNRELEQFASVASHDLQEPLRKIEAFGDRLKTRSTTLEETSRDYLERILASASRMRTLINDLLSFSRVTTRAQPFARINLDKVAREVVSDLEGRLQQVSGRVEIGPLPEIEADPTQIRQLFQNLIGNALKFHKPDVPPVVQVAGQMLSPSRKGAQVELTVKDNGIGFEEVYLDRIFEVFQRLHGRNEYEGTGIGLAICRKIAERHGGTITARSRPEQGAEFIVTLPVQQNTEETNHA
- a CDS encoding M20 family metallopeptidase, yielding MNAFDQSVATCVRGRFDDYVATRRHIHRNPEPSRFEHETSRYILARLSAAAVPARLMEGGTGVVADLAVGNAAETGPVIALRADIDALRLQDQKSCEYRSTRDGICHACGHDCHTTMVLEGLLSTVRVLAEGATPPRPFRLRAIFQPAEETGEGAVSMVRQGAMAGVSAILGLHVEPELPCGTVGIRYGALTANLDEVQITITGRGGHSARPHYTDDPVAAAVQLLSAYYTLLPRAVDSRSPSVFTAGKIAGGTLCNVIPDRVEILGTLRNVDHVIRATLQRRMREIAAGVSQATGATIDLQFLCPLDAVINDRAVTESLHDAAKFVVGEAGVRILDWPSLGAEDFGGFLTEAPGAMLRLGCARPGGEKWPQLHAPTFDIDEQALLIGSQILLLAAARVAQRISPAS
- a CDS encoding glutamine amidotransferase translates to MPAPILYFGDTSLTTAAAYLGGLLAKAGWIFDYVASDVASDAPEIVDGRSLVILSDYPSARMSPGVAEAVVEAVSRGTGLVMLGGWESYHGLGGDWDRSAVAKILPVDISPADDRRNCDHPVFLQPVSDHPILRGLPWKDRPPLIGGFNQVRPKPGAEVLLEGVHVRARFTPAGLEATPTDRTPLLAVSHHGSGRVACLMTDVAPHWVGPLVDWGDARITAQAPGAGEVEVGSLYALFFTQLLEWAMKR